From the Mesotoga prima MesG1.Ag.4.2 genome, the window GCGGCCATGAAAGAGTCTCCGCAGCCGGTTGTCTCGGCCACTTTCACCTTGAACCCCTCTCTCTTAACAGAAGTCCTTCCGCGATAAACAGTGGATCCTCTGCTGCCGAGGGTGAGAAAGACGAGCGTGTCCGGTCTGACTTTGAGCCGAGACAGGGCCTCATCTAAATTGTCGCTGTCACATATGTATAGCAGATCGTCGTCGCTGAGCTTGAGAATGTCGACTCTTGAGATGATTTCTCTGACTGTGGCCCTGAATGAATCGTGATCTTCTATTGCGCTTCTTCGAATGTTGGGGTCGAATGAAGTCTTGACTCCTCTTGAGCTGAATCTTTCGAACAGCTCTAGATAAGTGGATGCCGACGGTTCTTCCAGGAGCACTATCGCGCCAAAATGAAAGAGGGAAAAGTTAAGAGGGTCGATCTCTTCGATTTCTTCTGATTTGAGCGATAGATGGGCTGCATGATCCCAGTAGAATCTAAATTCCGGCTTTCCCTCTCCGTCCAGAGCGGCAAAGGCTATCGGTGTCTTCGTTCCATGTTCTCTAATCACGTAGCTGGTAGATATTCCAAGAGACTTCAGATACTCAAGGAGTGCGTTTCCAAATTCGTCCATGCCGATTTTGGCGAGGAATTCCATAGGGACTCCCAGTCTGTGAAGACCGACAGATATGTTGAAAGGTGCACCACCCGGTTTCTTTTCAAACAGGGTGGTGCCTTCCAGGCCTTTCATAGGTTCTCTAGAGATAAAATCGAAGAGGATCTCTCCAGAGCATAAAACCGGTTTGGACCGATCTCTCATAACTTGAAGTCAGCCTCGAACCTGTTGAGATCATCTGCCGGAAAACTACCCTGAACGTATTCAGCTGCGATCTCGATGGGCAACGTGAGATCATGGACACCCAGTGAGATAAGTTTGTTTGCGCTCTCGATATCCTTTATACTTGCCGCAATGATTCTAGGGGCGTTTGAGTGCCAGTCACCAATGTCTAACATCTCCGTAATTCTCAAGTCAGCATCTATTCCCGCCTTCACCATTCTATCGAAGTACACGGCCACATACTCAACTTCCATGCTGACCGCGGCGTAGTACTGCTGTAAAGTGTAAACGGCCGTAGCACATACTCCAACTCCAATATCGTTCAGCTGAGGGACAATATTAGAGGCCTTCTGCGGATCCCAGGGCAGTTTGATAGTAAAGAATTCGGGATCGAAATCGCTCTTCTTTATGAATTCCTTTACCTTTTGAATCCATTCGGTCGAAGAGAGGCTGCCCTGAACGAAGTGTCTCTCGCCCGGGACCTTTGAGAGAAATTTCATTGCATCCATCAGGCCCCATCCCGGCCTGTCTCTTTTCAGTATTGTGGGGTTGGTAGTGATTCCGGCAAAGACCGGCTGTTCAACGAGTTCAACGCTCTTTTCACAAATACCGTCAATGTATAACATTATCAGGCTCCTTTCTTAGTAACTATATGTCCCGAAATGCAGTTTACTCTCCAAGAATCTGGTAATCAATACCCTTTATATCACAGAACTGTACCAATTCCTCTACAAAATCGCCATAAACACCGTGAGTGTGGTTGCACGGGTAGTATCTCAGGAAGGTATCCATGTCCGTATCCAGCTTCACGTAGGCATGTGGCCATTCGATCTGAACCTTCTCCGACAGCTTCTTTTCTTCTGCTTCGGAGAGCTTAACGAACTCTCCCGGTACTATTGTCATGATGTACTCGCCGTTCTGTCTCGCAAGCCTGGCAAGGGTAACTCGCCCAGGTGCCGCAAAATGCTTTACGGCAGCTCCTCCGGCCGGGAAGTAGAAGTCCTCGGGATACAGTTCTACGTGTTTGAGATTGTCTTCGGGATTCATAGATTTTCCGGCAAAGTAGGTCGCATGAGTGCCCGAGTTACAGAGGTCGAGAAGGTCCTCTTCCTCGAAGTAGTGTCTCACGTCAGCAAATAGAACTGGAGACTGAGCAATATGCTTGAAGATCTCCATGGTCAGAGCTCCATCCATGTCCGTTTCGGTGGCCGCAACGATTGTCTCCTTTGAACCGTGCCAGTCATACGGATCATTGAGGAAGGCCTCTACTATGTCCATCGTTGCGTAGTTGTTTGTCATCTCGGGCTGACCTTTGAATCCAACAAAATCCAGCTCGTACTCTTTTATGATACTGAGCGCGGCCTCGTAGAGCGCGATCTGCTTCTCCAGTTTTTCAGGTGTAAGCTGTTTGCCGTCATACTTTACAGTTGCAAGCTTTTCAAGCCACTCTCTAGCTGCTTTTGTGACGTCTTTTGGTACTTTCTCTGCCCTGACTACCAGTTCATACTGGTCGATCTGTTCCACATCGACACCGAACTCCTTCAGCCACTGATCACCGTTGGCCGAAGCCGTGTACATTCCCATCGGACGGCCGCCGAACATACCGTATCTTTCACCCTTCAGTCTTGCGGCCGCTGAAGCAGCCCTCACGAAGTGCATTACCCTTTCAATTACATCTGAATCTTCGGGATTGCCCCATACCCTTTCAGGCATTATTCCGACCTGTTCGAGGGCACCTGCTGCCGCCAGCTGGCCTACCATACCGGGGTAAGAGGGATTGATCTGTCCATAGGTGAGGAAAGGACCTGGTGCATAAAGCGAGGCCATCACGGAAAGATGCGGCCAGCACCAGATAGCATAGTTGAATATCGTGGCCTCAACCTCGGCCTTCATCAGCTCCTTG encodes:
- a CDS encoding carbohydrate kinase family protein is translated as MRDRSKPVLCSGEILFDFISREPMKGLEGTTLFEKKPGGAPFNISVGLHRLGVPMEFLAKIGMDEFGNALLEYLKSLGISTSYVIREHGTKTPIAFAALDGEGKPEFRFYWDHAAHLSLKSEEIEEIDPLNFSLFHFGAIVLLEEPSASTYLELFERFSSRGVKTSFDPNIRRSAIEDHDSFRATVREIISRVDILKLSDDDLLYICDSDNLDEALSRLKVRPDTLVFLTLGSRGSTVYRGRTSVKREGFKVKVAETTGCGDSFMAAVISKLYNMGDEELRSLTEEDLGSILTFANAEAAIVATRYGGASSMPAESEVNQFLKERGMDH
- a CDS encoding transaldolase family protein, which gives rise to MLYIDGICEKSVELVEQPVFAGITTNPTILKRDRPGWGLMDAMKFLSKVPGERHFVQGSLSSTEWIQKVKEFIKKSDFDPEFFTIKLPWDPQKASNIVPQLNDIGVGVCATAVYTLQQYYAAVSMEVEYVAVYFDRMVKAGIDADLRITEMLDIGDWHSNAPRIIAASIKDIESANKLISLGVHDLTLPIEIAAEYVQGSFPADDLNRFEADFKL
- a CDS encoding L-fucose/L-arabinose isomerase family protein → MKKRKVGVITFSDGRDFVHNDLIEMNKGFQDRLVKALEATGEVEVVTASDIVWKPSLAKKAGKELMKAEVEATIFNYAIWCWPHLSVMASLYAPGPFLTYGQINPSYPGMVGQLAAAGALEQVGIMPERVWGNPEDSDVIERVMHFVRAASAAARLKGERYGMFGGRPMGMYTASANGDQWLKEFGVDVEQIDQYELVVRAEKVPKDVTKAAREWLEKLATVKYDGKQLTPEKLEKQIALYEAALSIIKEYELDFVGFKGQPEMTNNYATMDIVEAFLNDPYDWHGSKETIVAATETDMDGALTMEIFKHIAQSPVLFADVRHYFEEEDLLDLCNSGTHATYFAGKSMNPEDNLKHVELYPEDFYFPAGGAAVKHFAAPGRVTLARLARQNGEYIMTIVPGEFVKLSEAEEKKLSEKVQIEWPHAYVKLDTDMDTFLRYYPCNHTHGVYGDFVEELVQFCDIKGIDYQILGE